One part of the Archangium lipolyticum genome encodes these proteins:
- a CDS encoding response regulator, with translation MSTPTLLLVDDDRFVRSLLKDAIQESGLEVRLLEASDGQEGLEVAARERPAVMLLDLFMPRRSGLEVLAAMKDSSPDTRVLIISSMDAEPVVEQAMSAGAVGFVGKPFHPLEIALAVRKALAH, from the coding sequence ATGTCCACCCCCACCCTTCTACTCGTCGACGACGATCGGTTCGTCCGCAGCCTCCTCAAGGATGCCATCCAGGAGAGTGGTCTCGAGGTGAGACTGCTCGAGGCCTCGGATGGTCAGGAAGGTCTGGAAGTGGCCGCGCGCGAGCGCCCCGCGGTGATGCTGCTGGACCTCTTCATGCCCCGGCGCAGCGGGCTGGAGGTCCTCGCGGCCATGAAGGACTCCTCTCCGGACACGCGGGTGCTCATCATCAGCAGCATGGACGCGGAGCCGGTGGTGGAGCAGGCCATGTCCGCCGGGGCGGTAGGCTTCGTGGGCAAGCCCTTCCACCCGTTGGAGATCGCCCTCGCCGTCCGCAAGGCCCTGGCCCACTGA